Within the Drosophila melanogaster chromosome 3R genome, the region ATTGAAGTAGATTAAACTGAAATTTAAGAGCTGAGCCAGCCGAACTACTAATACACACTTCCCAGAGGGATCACTGTAATATCATTTAAGACTTGTCTGCCGAATGGCTCCCTCCAATTTGAGTAGTTGAGCCGGCTTTTGCAACCAGTTGCGGCATTTACTGACTTACTTACGCTTCCCTGGACTCACCAACTAGATGCTTCGAAGTCTGAGAATGTGAATGAGGACGAGTCCTGGCGGTTATGACACAGGACTCGCTGGCTCCTTTTGTGTCTCCGTCTCTGCCACTTGTAGCTGTCACTCAGCGGTTAATTCGAgcgattttatttacatttcgcAGAGGCCATGGAACCGGAAAGGAGCAGCAAGGAAGCGGAGTCAAGGCCCAAGATGGATAAAGCGTTTTTACTTGTTAAGGAAATTAGTGGCATATCCTGACAGGGCGCCCATCTTCCTCGCAGCTTCGCATCCTAGATGCTCTATTCCTATATCCTTCCGcattgtgtgtgtttttgtgtgtgtgttttgccTCCCTTGCTGATTTAATTCATTTGTTGTCTTTGCTGCGCGTCTATTGTCTGCCCCTCGTTGTTGGTTTTTTATGGCTGAAATTAAAGTTACATTTTCGTGGTGGTTGATATTATGTGCCGATGTGCGCGAAAGCCTACATCCTGGGCCATCCCCCTCTCAAAAATCAAGTACAGTTGCGTGATTGTGTCCTCTTTgtaaatctaaattttatttgaaaatattgtttagAAGAAGTTAGCTATTGCTTTTTGCACACATGAGAGCTAAGCGAAGAACGCTCCATTTTTACTAGCAGCTGCTCAAACAGATTACCGAAGACAGTCTTCGTCTAACAAAGAAGGGGATCCACTGCAGTCTTTCTCTTCTCGCTGCGAAAAGTTCCCCGTCGTCGCCTTATCGGCATCGCATTCTTCGCTATAAAAGCCGCCTGTGCCAGAAGTCCAGTCATCAGTCGCTCAGTTTCCACAGCAGCTAAACAGCTAAATCgcaatctatatatatatatatatactaagGAATTAAACCTAGAAAATTCACCATGAACTTCTACAAGATCTTCGTTTTCGTCGCCCTCATCCTGGCCATCAGCATTGGACAATCGGAAGCCGGTTGGCTGAAGAAACTTGGCAAGAGAATCGTAAGTTcagcaacaaaatatattaaatacttGCAAATTtactaatttgttttatatttacttgCAAAGGAGCGCATTGGCCAGCACACCCGGGATGCAACCATTCAAGGACTGGGAATTGCGCAACAGGCCGCCAATGTGGCAGCCACCGCCAGAGGATGAGCCTTTAATGTCCATCAAAGGACTCTACCAGGATAACGCGCGTTTAATTATAcacacttatttatttaccagCCATAGAAATAAACTAGCTTACATCCCCGTAATTTACATGTGCATATGTGTCCATGTTTTTGGGTTATCCATAACCATCACTGGCTTGATTACACTTTCCCAGGGTGGCTGGGCTTTTCCGGTTTTCTCACAGTTTTCCCGGCAATTGCCGGGATCAGGGCACAAGTGTAAGGGCTCCCTTGGGCCATCAACTCGTGCCCCGGGTCCACCTCTTGTTGGTGGTCATTTTGGGCACAAAACGCGTCCAAATGTCAAAACACTTGTGAACTGCGAACTGGGAACCTTTTTGTGGGCGGGGTTTGCTTTGGGTTGAAAGTTGAAATGGGTGAGAGTTGCCCATGGCCCATGTGTGTGCTCCTTGTTGTGTTTCGGGTTATGTATTTTGTGTGTTCGGCTGGTAATTTGCTTTGATTTACTTACATGGGAGCGGAGGTCGCGCCACGTGACCGCAAAGTTTACATTAAATTATCGGAGCTCCTTGAGGAAATGATTCGCGGGTTTCGCGAAAGCAAAACACAGCGAGTGGGGGTAATGAAATTGGAATATTCCATCTAGCAACACATGAGTGGTTAGAAAAgtaattacaaataaatgcTTAAACAAACCCGCGTTTTAGTTAGGCTGACAATATTATATGAGAAAACGAATGAAGTGCGACGTAattctttgaattttttccAAAGTTCGCTTAAAAAACCGCAATCGAATCAATTTTAAAGGCACTTCCGATGTCGTTCGACCTAATTACACGGCATCTCCATCGGATTAGGCCAACTCGCCTGGGAAATCGACAGCTTGGGATGCCGAATTCGACGCCTCCGGCTCAAAAGCGCTAAAAGCCAGAGCACATGGTCTGAATTATTGACAGATTAGACCTGGATTGTCTGCCAGTCAATCATTATCGTCCTGCTCGGCGCCTCGAAAGCGCGGAATCCAACTTCATCAAatgacgatggcgatggagCCGTGGCAGCTGCCAAATGATTTGAATAACAATAAAGATCAGCTTTTGTCTGCCGGCtgtattttgtaatttatgcATTGATTTCCGCCACCCCCCCATCGCAGTAATAATCATTTTGAAATTACACAAAAAGCGAACCGTAGTGTAATTTCCTCGTGAGCCGCCCGTGGCGCAGATtgtaaaatttgaaaatttcatAAGGCAAATCCCGGAAAATCATGCGTAAGCCCCTCTTCGAACAGAACAACACTCGAGAATCTGTTGCTAAAAATGTTGTGTAATATGCGTTGTAGCTGTGGAGAAAAGCGGAATAAGTATGTGGCACCCCGCCAGGATGTGGCCCCTTGTAAGCGAAATCCTCTCCAGAAATCGTTTACAAACCATTGAGAAGCCGCCGATGTATCAATAATATTTGCCCACCCAGTTCAAAGGTGGTGAaagttgttttaaaatatattacacGCAGATGGGGGATGTCGGTCGTTCGGCCGGGAATAATGTTTGACTTAATTTCTTTTATGGCTCAATATAACCATTATTCGCACTGCTCGAGCATAATCAgcgaatttaaattcaattcgccATTTAAAGTGTCAGAAGCAGTTTGGAATGGAGCGGCACTTAACCACCCGTCTCACCCACTCCCCAAAATAAGCTGCGGTTTCACTTTCATTCGAGATATTTCATTTATCATATTTAAAAACCCATAGTCGCTGTCACTTCATAGAATTTCCCAGACAGCTAACGATGTCAGGCAATGATTTCCTCTTAGATACACTCAACTCTTTGTTATTAAGCATGCAACAGAATGAAAAGGTAAATCAACAGATACTTTTAGCACTTTACATCTTTTTAGTATGTGTTTTTAACGTTACGAACTAACTGTATACATCATACTGTCCCAATGTCTTTCCTTCCATTCTTAGTTACATGTCATCATCAAATCAGACATTTTGCCAGACTGAATGACGCTTTGATTTCATTTCCAGCACTCTACTGCCATTCTAAACGCGTTATAAATCACAAAGATAcacaaaaacatatatatatgtctgCCCTCGAGAACTCATATATGGAtgctttttatttggttttgtcGAGCAATTCGAAATAAGAGCAGCTCTCTGCGGCGACAACAATgcaaaacaattcaatttatgaaatattttcccCGAACCCTTGCTCTTCAATCCGCATCCGTATCTTTGTCTATGGCGCGAataagtgtgtgcgtgtgagtaTCCGTGTGTGTGCATGGGGAATGCCAAGTCGGGAATTACACATACAGCTCATACGCAATTCGGGTTCCCGGACTTGGCCAAGATTTATTGTCAGCTTGACGATTAACAAAGGTGGCCCCGGATTTGGGCCCCCTGCCATGGAATATCTCACCCCTTTCCAGCCAGCAATTTAATAAACAGACTTCAACAATGGCAACGCTTTTGGGTGCCTTTTCAGgacaaacgaaatgaaattgctGGGCACATAGGCATTTTTTATTGTGTGTATCCTGCAGCCGAAGCATTATGCCCATCCAGTGAGCCAAGGTCCTGTCAGCGCATAACTTTCACGGGGCAATAAAATCAATTCAATTGTTGCCAGCTTCCAGGCGAATGCCTCCCAATGAGATCCTTTTAGATCAGATCGCGTGAGGATGCATAGATAGCTTGAATCCTCCTCACCCGAATATggatatgaatatgaatggGGAGGTGTTGAGCATACAGTTCAATGCGTCACCACTGGATGACCTCATGGGCTCAGCACTCTTTTTATTAGGAATACCGATGATGGGCGGAAAAATGCTTAAAAGTGAAATCTCACTTGACAAAGGAACTACACATGTacatgtgcacacatacatgtGGAAGATTGAAGGAATCAAAGAACCCTATAACATAAAAACGAAACTTTTGCCACAGATATAAAACAACTATGGAACAGAGCAGCGAGCTTattggcaataaaaatgttataaaagGATTGTGAAATGGATATTAAGATGAAGTACAGAAGGATTTCAAAGTAGAAACTAAATCTGGATTATTGCTCAAAGgaaatgttttcgttttttctaTTTACTATACTCTACTAACCACATTGTATGGAATACATTTCCCTTCCTGCCGACGCCCCCttctaattaattaattcgcGCCGAGATAAGCAAACAATCCAATTAAAACTGCCGGCACAGGCCGAACTTTTGACTTtcaattaataacaatttgaCGCCTCAGCAGCTTCCGCCCGCGAAAAGGGAACAAGGAATACCAGGACTTCCCCATCCACATCCTAGCATTATTCCAATGATAAAAGAAGGCAGTGGGCCGAAAAAGAGAAAGACATTTCCGACTGACAGGCACACGTCAGATCCTTTCGAGGCGCAAATTAATCTCGATCCTGGCAGCGAGTGgcgaaaaaattattaatgaggcgcatgtgtgtgagtgggaaAAATTCGTAATCACGAgcggagcaaaaaaaaaaatgtgagccacgaaaatgaggaaaatgcCAGCGAAAACGCAACAGGGCGAGCGACCCTCATTAACGGGAAATTAGTTTTGCTCTGATTTCTGTCATCTCGGAATCTAGGACTTTCTGCGTCTCCCATCCATCGCAGGACGAACAAAAGGACCCAAGGACAGTGCCCTTTCCCGGGGTGATTAAATGCGGAAATGAGGAAAACATCCAGTTCTCCTGGTCGCTGACACTTTTGCGATTAGCGCAAATCAAAGCCGAGCAAGCACCAATTCCTAGGTGTCGCAATTGCACCAAATTAGTCCTTCTGCCGGGGATTGGACTGGCAGTCAGGACAACAATGGAGCGCAGGATTAAGTTCTGGacgcatttcatttgaattaatttgcGGCACTCAAGTGCCACACATAAATCCTCTTCCCTTTCAAGAGCATTATGTAAATGCGGACTCTTGCCCTGTTCTGGCATGGTTTTTGTTGGTCCTTCGCAGGTCCTGCAATGCAAGAATCTACACTTCCAGAAAAAGCAAGCacaattatattatatagatatatgAAGTAGCTGACAGGTTGTTTGTAAGTATGCAAGCTAAGAACATGCAGACCAAAATAACTTTTGGTAGAATCTTTATAGTTTTTTGATATACCTCCATTAATTCTATGTTgcatttttaaagattttttctcagtgcccTGAAAGAAGAGCGTATTGTGTGGACACCTTTTGAGCGCACTTAATTATGCGTAAATCTTGCAGgcacttttccaaattttccCTGCGTTTCTGACTCATTTTACACCAAATTTGGCGCAATTATTGCCGCTCTTTGTAGTCCTGTCAGCGGCAGGTACAGTCTGACCTCGGACTTCGATGCCCGGTACAGTCGAGCCCAATTACAGGATGGCCGTGCTCCATATAGAGTTTCATTCGCATTTTTCAATTACCAATCTAGGGCTCAGTTTTCTTTGCCATCCTCTCCACTCGGCATTGTTTGTACTGGCCGTTGTTTGGTTTATTGATATGTTGTCGTTGCGGTCCTCTGGGGAAAATGGGCTGTCTCGACGCGTTTCGGGTTTTCCAGCTCTCCAACGGCTGTCAGCTTCCccaataatttgtttaatggCAGCGTAAAAAATTAGACCATATTGAATGtcaattgtttgattttttgatTAAGGTTCCGTTTCCCATCGTTGTTGGTCGATTGTTTGCTCTCAGCATTGATTAAATATTGAAAGAGTAAAGTAGCGTAACTTGAGGCTAACCTGATCTGATCTGGAGTTACCCCTcgaaaatagaaaagaaaGTACACGAGCCAAGATGTAAGTGGAGAGTTTTCCAGCGCTctttacaatattttttaataacaatcCTGGATAGGTGGACCATCTGTGGCGGCTTTGCATCATCCAGTGGCATCATTAATCAAAACTCTTTTTTACTTTACGGCCCAAAGGACATTAGCATAACGAGGCAAGgataaatggaaaatgggggaaaataaAGCAAAGTCGTGTCAATTTACGCGCCAACAGCCAAAAGGGAAAACCTCAGTGAAGCCCAAAGAAAACACTTTGCACTGGCTTAAAAATTGCAAACGGATGTGAAAAGTCTTCCGGATTTTCCTTGCCCACTTTCCCTGGCAGTCACTCAGTCACACATGTGCCCTGCTTCCCAGCCCAACTATTTAGCGGCAAAACATCATTAATTTTTACAATCGCAAGGTCTAAATtttgatgctgatgctgatgctgatgacATCAACGCCCAAATCATTTCTGTCACGCCAGGAGACTTTCACCCACGGAATCCGTATCCGAAACCGAATCTGCATCTGAATCTCAATCCTCCCCGCCATTGTTGTCGTCGCGACAttcgcaatttttttttttttttttaaattcgcaAAAGGAAGTTGACTGGAACATATGTTGCGCGGAGTTCCAACGATTTGGTAAGTGTCTTCAAGAGCCCGTTACTTTTGACGTGTTGCTGATTGGCGCCAATGGCAGTTTTCTATTTTCCGGAGGGTGGCGAACAGAGATGCCCAGGAAAAAGAAAGTAATTAgaattaagataaaattaaatgatataAGACTGCACATAGCAGCTACTAAAATAGACAAGAgataaatgaattaaatgattattatttttttttttttaatttatcaatTTAGCTACGTAGCTATAAGCCAGCTAAATGCCCAACACTGGCGAGGGAACAACTTCCTTCTGGCGCTGAAATCATTCTCCTCGCtaaatgaatgcaaatttttatttaaacatttcgcTAAATGGCAACGAGCTGTCAATATGTTTGTCCGTATCTTCATTGTGTCATGAGAAGTTTGCGATCTGAGAAAATAACGAAGAGGGGCCGTGATGTTGGTCGTGAGTGCTAGTGACAGCTTGAAAAATGGCAAGTTGAGGCAAATTTGATTTGCACTTCGTGTTAACACTGATTCGCATCGAATGCGTCAACTTGAGGTGGGGGCTAAACAACAATTTGACAGATACTTTAGTTCGTCTAGGCGTAACTGTACCATTTGTGTAAGGCTCATGAATACTTTGATTAGCCAGGGGCTAGCAAATCCCTCAATGACCAGCAATGTCCTTTTTAAGACCCCGTAAATTGAAAACTTCCAAACAGGACCTAACGAGCGGAAAATGCGTTTTGAAGTTCGCTGGCATCATCGTGTGCTCTCATGGCAACCCTTAACCCTTTCAGCCTCCGTGTTGGCCAATTAACAGACCGTTGACCACTTGACCAGCCAGAGAAAGTGTTTTCCCCGGTTTCCCCCGGTATTCCCTGTCCTGCTGTCCCAACCCCTTTCGCACCATTCAGCTGTCTAATTGAAAGTCATTGTGTGCTGTGTGTTGGCGTgaatgaattgaatttaaagtCCACTGCTTGGCACATTTGTCGCATGAGTATGCAACCTTAAACAGGTTGACCAGCTGCCTGGATTGCCGGGCCTCCCCGCTGACCAGGGTTGCCACCAGTGCGATGGCAACTGTCAAATTTGACAAATGACTGGTCAAGCGGGTCGCGGCGGTTTGTCCTGTCAAATTGTCTCGCATGAGTGGGCAATTCCTGGCCTTGTTTCCATTACGTGCTCATTGCACACAAGTTAAACAGTTGTCCAAAGCTCAAGCTCattccacttttttttacacttttttatTACAGAGGATTACAGATTGTTATGTAAAAATACGTAATTTCAAAGCCAAGtcttaataaaaacatatttgaaataaaagtAGGAATCTCAGTTTCGCGATTTCAATCTTAAAGGGTTATTCGcgcttattattttttcttagCCGAATGATGTCAGGGCTGTCACAACGTTATCATTACCGCCTTATCTAACCTAATAACTGAGTGAAATTGAAACAGCTTAACC harbors:
- the CecC gene encoding cecropin C → MNFYKIFVFVALILAISIGQSEAGWLKKLGKRIERIGQHTRDATIQGLGIAQQAANVAATARG